The proteins below are encoded in one region of Desulfovibrio sp. TomC:
- a CDS encoding formate dehydrogenase accessory protein FdhE domain-containing protein, translated as MTGPAQTDLTVVDEMERLRRERPHARAFLDPFLGVLLARGPLVSALALAAAAGPAPRPDPIRLGQGACLEPRDEFPLDRLALQRSFETLHTVLAASFRDARSDLLNLGQAACQEPELLYEAVSHMLADRRAALVGLGHSCGVDPRVLGFWCVQLVTPLAMARGRLLGPLLAQAAWNRGYCPVCGSWPGFAVRGGTGLIMHCSFCAAAWRFTRRECPYCEAPGPSGQVYVVPGHDAERVTVCRRCNHFLGELTDAALPGLSPEIAALVLAPIELLARQHGHVPATMDWRQMVWA; from the coding sequence ATGACCGGGCCGGCGCAAACGGATCTGACCGTGGTGGACGAGATGGAACGGCTGCGGCGGGAGCGGCCCCATGCCCGGGCGTTTCTCGACCCTTTTCTCGGGGTGCTGCTGGCGCGCGGGCCATTGGTCTCGGCTCTGGCCCTGGCGGCGGCTGCCGGGCCGGCGCCGCGCCCTGATCCCATCCGTCTCGGACAAGGGGCCTGTCTGGAGCCTCGGGACGAATTCCCCTTGGATCGTCTGGCCTTGCAGCGTTCGTTTGAAACCCTGCACACGGTCCTGGCCGCCTCCTTCCGCGATGCCCGTTCAGACCTGCTCAATCTGGGCCAGGCCGCCTGCCAGGAGCCGGAACTGCTCTACGAGGCCGTCTCCCACATGCTGGCCGACCGGCGGGCCGCCCTGGTCGGGCTCGGGCACTCCTGCGGCGTCGACCCGCGCGTGCTCGGGTTTTGGTGCGTGCAACTGGTAACGCCGCTAGCCATGGCCCGGGGGCGGCTGCTTGGGCCGCTTTTGGCGCAAGCCGCCTGGAATCGCGGCTATTGCCCGGTCTGCGGCTCCTGGCCGGGATTTGCCGTGCGTGGCGGCACGGGTCTGATCATGCACTGTTCCTTTTGCGCCGCCGCGTGGCGCTTTACCCGCCGGGAGTGCCCCTACTGCGAAGCGCCCGGTCCTTCGGGACAGGTCTACGTCGTGCCGGGCCATGACGCCGAGCGGGTGACGGTGTGCCGGCGCTGCAATCATTTTCTGGGCGAGTTGACCGACGCCGCCCTGCCTGGCCTTTCTCCAGAGATTGCCGCCCTGGTCCTGGCTCCCATAGAACTGCTGGCCCGGCAGCACGGCCATGTGCCGGCCACCATGGACTGGCGGCAGATGGTCTGGGCCTGA
- a CDS encoding citrate synthase, with the protein MRERKTATLTYGDKSVELPVLVGTEGEVGIDITSLEKDTGLLSFDPGYGNTGSCQSAITFVDGEKGILRHRGIPIEQLAEKSSFIETAMLLIFGKLPTAEDRTAFRHLLSEHELLHEGLLHHFDGFPPGGQPMAILSAVINSLGNYHPELLEIQSAAEFRLAVAKIISKVRTIAAFSYRKSLGLPFMYPDPNLSYCRNFLHMMFSVPNREFEATPQAAAALSLFLVVHADHEQNCSCSTVRMVGSTKANLFASVSSGICALWGRLHGGANAAVIQMLTQMLEGRYKVKTFLELVKRKEQRLMGFGHRVYKNFDPRARVLKKAADNLLLQSGRPDPLMEIAQELEDAALHDDYFQSRQLYPNVDFYSGIILRALGIPVNMFPVMFAIGRMPGWIAHWHEENRDVTTRIHRPRQIYTGPTRRPYVPLDQR; encoded by the coding sequence ATGCGCGAACGCAAGACCGCCACACTGACCTACGGTGACAAATCCGTTGAATTGCCCGTCCTGGTCGGGACCGAAGGCGAGGTGGGCATCGACATCACCTCACTGGAAAAAGACACCGGCCTGCTGTCGTTTGACCCGGGCTACGGCAATACCGGCTCCTGCCAGTCGGCCATCACCTTCGTCGACGGTGAAAAGGGCATCCTGCGCCATCGCGGCATTCCCATCGAACAACTGGCCGAAAAAAGCTCGTTTATCGAGACGGCCATGCTGCTTATTTTCGGCAAACTGCCGACAGCCGAAGATCGTACGGCCTTTCGCCACCTTTTATCCGAGCATGAGCTGCTCCACGAAGGATTGCTCCACCATTTCGACGGGTTCCCGCCGGGCGGACAGCCGATGGCCATTTTGTCGGCCGTCATCAATTCCCTGGGCAACTACCATCCCGAACTGCTGGAGATCCAGAGCGCGGCGGAATTCCGGCTGGCCGTGGCCAAAATCATCAGCAAGGTGCGCACGATTGCGGCCTTCAGTTACCGCAAATCGCTCGGGCTGCCATTTATGTACCCCGACCCGAACCTGAGCTATTGTCGCAATTTCCTGCACATGATGTTTTCCGTGCCCAACCGCGAGTTTGAGGCCACCCCGCAGGCCGCCGCCGCCCTGTCGCTTTTTCTGGTGGTCCACGCCGACCACGAGCAGAACTGCTCCTGTTCCACCGTGCGCATGGTCGGGTCCACCAAGGCCAACCTCTTTGCCAGCGTGTCATCGGGCATCTGCGCCCTGTGGGGCCGGCTGCACGGCGGTGCCAACGCCGCCGTCATCCAGATGCTCACCCAGATGCTGGAAGGGCGCTACAAGGTCAAAACCTTCCTGGAGCTGGTCAAGCGCAAGGAGCAACGGCTCATGGGCTTTGGCCACCGGGTGTATAAAAACTTCGATCCCCGGGCGCGGGTGCTCAAAAAAGCCGCCGACAACCTGCTCCTGCAGTCGGGGCGGCCCGATCCGCTCATGGAAATCGCCCAGGAACTGGAAGACGCGGCCCTGCACGACGACTACTTCCAGAGCCGCCAGCTCTACCCCAACGTGGATTTCTACTCGGGCATCATCCTGCGGGCCTTGGGCATTCCGGTCAACATGTTCCCGGTCATGTTCGCCATCGGCCGGATGCCCGGCTGGATCGCTCACTGGCACGAGGAAAACCGGGACGTCACCACCCGCATCCACCGCCCGCGCCAGATCTACACCGGCCCGACCCGCCGGCCGTATGTGCCGCTGGACCAGCGGTAG